The DNA sequence CGCCACCGAGTCGGTCTTGAGCGGCCCGGGGTTGAAGGCCTTCAGCCCGTCGATCACCTGGGCCTCGCGCTCGGGGCGGAACACCACCGAGCCTTCCTTCTTCTTCAGTTCGCCGACGGCCTGAGCCAGCGCCGCGCGGCGGTTGAGCAGCGTCAGCAGTTCGCGGTCGACCGCGTCGATCTGGGCGCGCAGCGCCTGCAGATCCTGGGGGGGAGTCAGTTCGTCAGCCATGGCGAGCTGCAAATTCTCGCATGTAGTCGACCAGCGCCTGCACGCCTTCGAGCGGCATCGCGTTGTAGATGCTGGCGCGCATCCCGCCCACCGACTTGTGGCCCTTGAGCTGCAGCAGCCCGCGCTCCTTCGCCCCGGCCAGGAAGGCCTCGTTGAGGCGGTCGTCGGGCAGGAAGAACGGCACGTTCATGCGCGAGCGGCAGGTCGGGTCCACCTTGTTGACGTACCAGCCGGATGCGTCGATGTAGCCGTACAGCAGCTCGGCCTTGGCGCGGGCGCGCCGCTCCATCTCGGCCACGCCGCCCTGGCGCTTGAGCCACTGGAACACCAGGCCGGCCGTGTAGATCGCGTAGGTCGGCGGGGTGTTGTACATCGAGTGGTTCTCGGCGACGGTCTTGTAGTCGAACGCCGAGGGGCAGATCTCCAGCGCGTGGCCGACCAGGTCCTCGCGCACGATCACCAGGGTCAGGCCCGCCGGGCCGATGTTCTTCTGGGCACCGGCGAAGGCCAGGCCGACGCGCGACCAGTCGATCGGGCGCGAGGCGATGTGCGAGGAGCAGTCGATCACCAGCGGGGCGTCGCAGCCCAGGGCCTTCAGGTCGGGCAGCTCCTGGAACTCGACGCCGTGGATGGTCTCGTTGGTGCACACGTGCACGTAGGACGGGCGCTCGCTGAGCTGCCACTGCGCGGGGATGCGGGTGTAGCCGTCGGCCTCGCTGCTGGCGGCCACGCGCGCCCGGCAGTAGCGCTTGGCTTCCTTGTACGACTTCGCTGACCAGCCGCCGGTGACGACGAAGTCGACCGTGCCGCCGCGCGACAGGTTCAGCGGCACGATGGCGTTCTCGGCGATGCCGCCGCCCTGCATGAACAGCACGTGGTAGTGCGAGGGCACGTCGAGCAGCTCGCGCAGGTCGGTCTCGGCCTGGTCGCGGATGGACATGAACTCGCGGCCGCGATGGCTCATCTCCATCACGCTCATGCCGCTGCCGTGCCAGTCGAGCATCTCGGCGGCGGCCTGCTCGAGCACTTCCTGCGGCAGCGCCGCGGGGCCGGCAGAGAAGTTGTAGGGGCGCTTCATCTCGTCGGGAGGAGGGGTGTTGTCACTTCGGGGATTTCTTCGGGGCGGGCGGCACGAACGGCGCCAGCTGCTGGTCGATCTCCGTGCGCACGCGCTCGATCTGGGGCGAGAGCTTCGTGCGCACGTCACCGAGCACGGCCTCGTGGAGCGAACCATACAGCTGCGGCATCAGTTCCTGGTGCTTGCGGTACAGCGGCGATTCCACCCAGGCGATCAGCTGCTTGAGCTCGGCCTCGGTGAAGCGTTCGGCGAGCACCGGCGCCCACTTGGCCTTGACCTGTTCCTCGGCGATCTTGCGCACTTCGGGCAGCATGGTGTCGACGTACTTCCTGACGTCCGTCCTGATGGCATCGGCCACGGCGTCCCGCTTGTCGGCCGGCACGCGGGCCTGCAGCGCGGCGCCGGCCTCGGACAGCAGCACCGACGCATCGGTGCGCACCAGCTCCACGGTGACGGCCTCGGCAGGGCGTTGCAGCTGGATGAGCCTGTCCACCAGTTCCGCCTTGGATTGTGCGGCGGCGGGGGCGACATGGGCAAAGCCGGCCAGGGCCAGCAGGCTGGTGGCGAGGGCAAGGCGGGTGGTGTGCATGGCGGTCTCGATCTGGGGCAGCGGTCGGAACCGCCAGAAAGGACGCTGCACCCGAAGGTGCAGCGTCGCGGGTCGTCAGGGCGCGCGTGCCGGGCCTCAGTTGTCGGCGCCCCCGGCCGGCGGGGTGTCGTCGGCTGCTTCGTCCTCGGCCTTGTCGCCCGCGTCGTTCTCGACGATGCGCTGCAGGCCGCTCAGCTTGGAGCCCTCGTCCAGCGAGATCAGCGTCACGCCCTGCGTGGCGCGGCCCAGCTCGCGGATCTCGGCCACCCGGGTGCGCACCAGCACGCCCTTGTCGGTGATCAGCATGATCTCGTCCTCCGGACGCACCAGCGTGGCGGCGACCACCTTGCCGTTGCGCTCGGACTGCTGGATCGCGATCATGCCCTTGGTGCCGCGGCCGTGGCGGGTGTACTCGGTGATCGGGGTGCGCTTGCCGTAGCCGTTCTCGGTGGCGGTCAGCACGCTCTGGGATTCGTCCTCGGCCACCAGCATCGCGATCACGCTCTGGCCTTCCTCGAGCGTCATGCCCTTGACGCCGCGCGCGTTGCGGCCCATCGGGCGCACGTCGTTCTCGTCGAAGCGCACCGCCTTGCCGCCGTCGGAGAACAGCATCACGTCGTGCTTGCCGTCGGTCAGCGCCGCGCCGATCAGGTAGTCGCCCTCATCCAGGTCGACGGCGATGATGCCGGCCTTGCGCGGGTTGCTGAACTCGTCCAGCGCGGTCTTCTTGACCGTGCCCTGCGCGGTGCACATGAAGACGTAGTGGTCTTCGGGGAAGCTGCGGAACTCGCCGGTCAGCGGCAGCACGACGTTGATCTTCTCGCCCTGCTGCAGCGGGAACATGTTGACGATGGGCTTGCCGCGGCTGTTGCGCCCGCCCTGCGGCACCTCCCAGACCTTCAGCCAGTAGACCCGGCCGCGGTTGGAGAAGCACAGGATGTAGTCGTGCGTGTTGGCGATGAAGAGCTGGTCGAT is a window from the Caldimonas thermodepolymerans genome containing:
- a CDS encoding DUF2059 domain-containing protein, which encodes MHTTRLALATSLLALAGFAHVAPAAAQSKAELVDRLIQLQRPAEAVTVELVRTDASVLLSEAGAALQARVPADKRDAVADAIRTDVRKYVDTMLPEVRKIAEEQVKAKWAPVLAERFTEAELKQLIAWVESPLYRKHQELMPQLYGSLHEAVLGDVRTKLSPQIERVRTEIDQQLAPFVPPAPKKSPK
- the serC gene encoding 3-phosphoserine/phosphohydroxythreonine transaminase, with amino-acid sequence MKRPYNFSAGPAALPQEVLEQAAAEMLDWHGSGMSVMEMSHRGREFMSIRDQAETDLRELLDVPSHYHVLFMQGGGIAENAIVPLNLSRGGTVDFVVTGGWSAKSYKEAKRYCRARVAASSEADGYTRIPAQWQLSERPSYVHVCTNETIHGVEFQELPDLKALGCDAPLVIDCSSHIASRPIDWSRVGLAFAGAQKNIGPAGLTLVIVREDLVGHALEICPSAFDYKTVAENHSMYNTPPTYAIYTAGLVFQWLKRQGGVAEMERRARAKAELLYGYIDASGWYVNKVDPTCRSRMNVPFFLPDDRLNEAFLAGAKERGLLQLKGHKSVGGMRASIYNAMPLEGVQALVDYMREFAARHG